From the genome of Mesorhizobium japonicum MAFF 303099, one region includes:
- a CDS encoding ABC transporter permease: MTRALILLRRRLVGSVFVLLIVVIGTFLLLEAAPGDAVDAYIVSTGGDAGMIELLRHRWGLDQSELTRLANYLWALLHLDLGQSVTFSRPIRDVILERLPNTLLLMVSATALSFGLGSALGIYAGARPGSARDRFLSIGSLALYAVPGFWLGLVLIVVFAVDLRWLPIGGIETLASDKTGLDRVADIAIHLILPVAALGFIYLALYLRMMRAGMAEAWRQDFVLAARARGLSRRRVVLAHVARNALLPLITMLGLQSAQMLGGSVVIESVFSVPGLGRLAQEAVASRDTPLLLGIILTSAVLVVVINLLVDIAYAFLDPRVGTGEAGA, from the coding sequence ATGACCCGCGCCCTCATCCTTCTCCGCCGCCGTCTCGTCGGCAGCGTCTTCGTGCTGCTGATCGTTGTCATCGGCACGTTCTTGCTGCTCGAAGCCGCCCCCGGCGATGCCGTTGACGCCTATATCGTCTCGACCGGCGGCGACGCCGGCATGATCGAATTGCTGCGCCATCGCTGGGGCCTCGACCAATCGGAACTGACGCGGCTTGCCAATTATCTCTGGGCGCTGCTGCATCTCGATCTCGGCCAGTCGGTGACCTTCTCCAGGCCGATCCGCGACGTGATTCTCGAACGGTTGCCCAACACACTGCTGCTGATGGTCAGCGCCACCGCGCTGTCTTTCGGTCTGGGTTCCGCCCTCGGCATCTATGCCGGCGCCAGGCCCGGCAGCGCCCGCGACCGCTTCCTGTCGATCGGCTCGTTGGCGCTCTATGCCGTGCCGGGTTTCTGGCTCGGCCTGGTGCTGATCGTCGTCTTTGCCGTCGACTTGCGCTGGCTGCCGATCGGCGGCATCGAGACGCTCGCCTCGGACAAGACCGGCCTCGACCGCGTCGCCGACATCGCCATCCATCTCATCCTGCCGGTGGCCGCACTCGGCTTCATCTACCTCGCGCTCTATCTGCGCATGATGCGCGCCGGCATGGCCGAGGCCTGGCGGCAGGATTTTGTCCTCGCCGCCCGCGCCAGGGGGCTGTCGCGCCGCCGCGTCGTGCTCGCCCACGTCGCCCGCAATGCGCTGCTGCCGCTCATCACCATGCTCGGCCTGCAGTCGGCGCAGATGCTTGGCGGCAGCGTCGTCATCGAGAGCGTCTTTTCCGTGCCGGGTCTCGGCCGGCTGGCACAGGAAGCGGTGGCTTCGCGCGACACGCCTCTGCTGCTCGGCATCATCCTCACCAGCGCCGTCCTGGTCGTCGTCATCAACCTGCTGGTCGACATCGCCTATGCCTTCCTCGATCCGCGCGTCGGTACCGGCGAGGCTGGCGCATGA
- a CDS encoding ABC transporter permease, with translation MSPIHRFLRTPEAVAGAILLAALIAMALIAPLLFPGDPQAIAGPALLPPFQDWSLPLGTDRLGRDVLAELFHGARTSLAVGLAAAAAALAIGSVVGTLGGFAGGLVDEVLMRITDAFQTVPSFLLALAFVSVVGPSLGIVVIAIALGTWPGPARIARAEVLSIRERDYVASARAIGMHPLEIAFREVLPNALPPVLAMSSVIVAAAILTEAALSFLGLGDPNRVTWGGMIAEGRAVLRTAPFLSIVPGIALVLTVLGVYLAGEGIVETTAVRRGLS, from the coding sequence ATGAGCCCGATCCACCGTTTCCTGCGCACCCCCGAGGCGGTCGCCGGCGCCATCCTGCTGGCAGCACTGATTGCGATGGCGCTCATTGCGCCGCTGCTGTTTCCCGGTGACCCGCAAGCCATCGCCGGCCCGGCGCTGCTGCCGCCGTTCCAGGACTGGTCACTGCCGCTCGGCACCGATCGGCTCGGCCGCGACGTGCTGGCCGAACTCTTTCACGGCGCCCGCACCTCGCTCGCTGTCGGCCTTGCTGCTGCTGCGGCGGCACTTGCCATCGGCTCGGTGGTCGGCACGCTTGGCGGCTTTGCCGGCGGCCTCGTCGACGAGGTGCTGATGCGCATCACCGATGCTTTCCAGACCGTGCCGAGCTTCCTGCTGGCACTGGCATTCGTCAGCGTCGTCGGCCCATCGCTCGGCATCGTCGTCATTGCCATCGCGCTCGGCACCTGGCCCGGCCCGGCCCGCATCGCCCGCGCCGAAGTCCTCTCCATCCGCGAACGCGACTATGTCGCCAGTGCGCGTGCCATCGGCATGCACCCGCTCGAGATCGCCTTTCGCGAGGTGTTGCCCAACGCCTTGCCGCCAGTGCTGGCAATGTCCTCGGTGATCGTCGCAGCCGCAATCCTCACCGAGGCGGCGCTATCCTTCCTCGGCCTCGGCGACCCCAACCGTGTCACCTGGGGCGGGATGATCGCCGAGGGTCGCGCCGTGCTGCGCACCGCCCCCTTCCTGTCGATCGTCCCGGGCATCGCGCTGGTTCTGACCGTGCTCGGCGTCTATCTCGCCGGCGAAGGCATTGTCGAGACGACGGCCGTCAGGAGAGGCCTGTCGTGA
- a CDS encoding ABC transporter ATP-binding protein: MSALASIRDLTVTYRRDGTAVAALKNINLDIVAGERLAIIGESGSGKSTLALAIAGLLPASARVEGHVDWFINPSSTLGAKAPLVERNPQKSFAKPSQPPLLGHDIGFVFQDPSASLDPVMAIGKQIAEVARTHLGLNWPQAYAKAKALLERVRLPDPDSALHAFPHQLSGGQKQRVAIAAAIAAGPKLLIADEATSALDTIVQAEIVALIRQLVAEDGMTLLFISHDIALAAELAERIAVFRHGQLVELGTTARIVGAPTQPYTRTLLDAHIGLDAAPLLDQAGLPA; encoded by the coding sequence GTGAGCGCGCTCGCTTCGATCCGCGACCTGACGGTGACCTATCGCCGCGACGGCACCGCGGTGGCGGCGCTGAAGAACATCAACCTCGACATCGTGGCTGGCGAGCGTCTGGCCATCATCGGCGAAAGCGGCTCCGGCAAGAGTACGCTAGCGCTGGCGATTGCGGGGTTGCTGCCAGCGAGTGCCAGGGTTGAGGGGCATGTCGATTGGTTCATAAACCCATCGTCAACGTTGGGTGCCAAGGCACCCCTCGTAGAGCGCAACCCTCAAAAATCCTTCGCCAAACCGAGCCAACCTCCCCTCCTAGGCCACGACATCGGCTTCGTCTTCCAGGACCCATCCGCCAGCCTCGATCCCGTGATGGCCATCGGCAAACAGATCGCCGAAGTCGCCCGCACCCATCTCGGCCTCAACTGGCCACAGGCATACGCAAAAGCAAAAGCCTTGCTCGAACGCGTCCGCCTTCCCGACCCCGACTCGGCCCTGCACGCCTTCCCGCATCAGCTCTCCGGCGGCCAGAAGCAGCGCGTGGCGATTGCCGCGGCAATAGCTGCGGGGCCGAAACTGTTGATCGCCGACGAGGCGACCAGCGCGCTCGACACCATCGTGCAGGCAGAGATCGTCGCCTTGATCCGCCAGTTGGTGGCCGAGGACGGCATGACGCTGCTGTTCATCAGCCATGACATTGCGCTGGCGGCCGAACTCGCCGAGCGTATCGCCGTGTTTCGCCATGGCCAACTCGTCGAACTTGGCACGACGGCGCGGATTGTCGGCGCCCCGACCCAGCCCTACACACGCACGCTGCTCGACGCCCATATCGGCCTCGACGCCGCGCCATTGCTGGACCAGGCCGGGCTCCCCGCATGA